The Polyangium mundeleinium genome contains the following window.
CGAGGCCGATCACGCTCTCGCGCCGCTGCGAACCGTGGGGAATGCCCTTCTCTCCGCGCGTTTTGCCTCGACCGACAAGAAAGCACAAAAAGAACGCCTGGCGGCCCTGCCGGATCTCGCCGCGCGTTATCTCGCCGGCGAAGGTGGGACGGAGATCGAAGCCGAGGCCACGGCGCTCGTGGCCTCGCGCTCCCCGTTTCACTGGAACATCGAGCTCCCGGAGGTCTTCGGCCGCGGCGGATTCGACGCATTCGTGGGAAACCCGCCCTGGGTCTCGTACGCCGGCCGCGCCGCGCAGCCGCTCGCGGACGAGCTCCGCGAATTCTATCGACGCACGAACCCGGCGTTCGCCGGATATCGCAATTTGCAGGGCCTCTTCGTCCACCAGTGCGCCCGCATGCTCCGTCCCGGAGGTCGGCTCGGGCTCGTCTTGCCGACGTCGATGTCGGATCTCGGCGGCTATGAGCCCTCGCGTCGCGCGCACGACGCGCTCTGCGTGTGCGACGACGAGCTGCCCGATTTCGGGGACGCATTCGAGGGCGTCTTCCAGCCGAGCATGGGCCTGCTCTCCACGCGCCGGAAGGAAAAAGCCTCGCTCGACACGGCGCTCGCCTGGCCACTCGCGCGCACGGACCTCGACGCCGAAACGGCGGCGCTGCTCGAGACCCTCTCGGCCCTGCCGAAGCTGCCCCCGCACCTCTTTGGCGAGCGAGGGTTTCAGAGCAACGGCAACGACGTCCGGCACCTCCACGAGCGCGAGGCGCCCGACGGGCGTTTCCAGATCGGCCTGCGCGTGGGCGGGGACATCGAGCCGTTTTCCCGGCGTCCTCCGCGCCTCTATTGTGATCCCGCCGATTTCACGGGGCGCTTCCGCAAGGACGCCGAATGGCTCGCCGTGCGCCTCCTCATTCGCCAGACGGCCCGCTTTCCCATGGTCGCGTTGTCCGACGGCCTCGCCTTCCGGAACTCGATCCTCGCGGGGTTCGCCGACGAGCGGTGGAGCGCGGGGTTTCTCCTCGGATGGCTCAACGCGAGCCCCGTTCGCTGGTACCATTACATGCGGCACCGCGACGCCCGGCAGGGAATGCCCCAGGTGAAGATCACGCACCTGCGCGCGCTCCCCGCGCCGGCCGATCTCGGGCTCGTCCCCGAGATCGAGGCGCTCGCCGAGAGCTTCGGCGCCCGCAATCAGGGAATCAGCCGCGCCGAGCAGGACACGCTCGACGACCTCGTCGCACGCGCGCTCGGTCTCTCGCCAGAGGAGCGTGGGCCGATCGGGCGATGGGCGCGGACCGTGACCCCGGACCGCGCCCCCTCGCCGTGACGCCCCCGCGCGCGCCTCACCAGCCCTTGGCCGATTGAATCGCAGCCACGAGCTTGTCCGCCATCTTCTGGTGCGTGGCGACGCTCGGGTGGTAATCGCAGCCGATCCCGTCCGCCGCCGAATTTTGCTCGCCGAGGTCCACGAACC
Protein-coding sequences here:
- a CDS encoding Eco57I restriction-modification methylase domain-containing protein, encoding MNAARGAGVLREQAPLCLRELAAGFPGADPAGLVSVILRLVVVLFASSRGLFPGDELGVLHAELAAAERASLAERHDAWPRVLALFRRLHEGALGPTPPPGPARRGALFDADAFPFLEGRLSDAVVLRILDKLLLVSGERLVYADLDVEHLGTVYETLMGFSEERRRTGAHYTSPLLTRIMVERTLAPLVRTDASPEEILGLSVCDPAMGAGAFLVQVCRWLADRLVAAWERAGMPAALPPGEDPQSHARRLVAASCLYGVDRNPIAVDLARVSLWLLTAPKTHPFSFLAASLRHGDSLVGLGREPVEDIAPAKVRERLAEAETLRRRFFETADPDLLAEADHALAPLRTVGNALLSARFASTDKKAQKERLAALPDLAARYLAGEGGTEIEAEATALVASRSPFHWNIELPEVFGRGGFDAFVGNPPWVSYAGRAAQPLADELREFYRRTNPAFAGYRNLQGLFVHQCARMLRPGGRLGLVLPTSMSDLGGYEPSRRAHDALCVCDDELPDFGDAFEGVFQPSMGLLSTRRKEKASLDTALAWPLARTDLDAETAALLETLSALPKLPPHLFGERGFQSNGNDVRHLHEREAPDGRFQIGLRVGGDIEPFSRRPPRLYCDPADFTGRFRKDAEWLAVRLLIRQTARFPMVALSDGLAFRNSILAGFADERWSAGFLLGWLNASPVRWYHYMRHRDARQGMPQVKITHLRALPAPADLGLVPEIEALAESFGARNQGISRAEQDTLDDLVARALGLSPEERGPIGRWARTVTPDRAPSP